In the genome of Desulfuromonas sp. DDH964, one region contains:
- the pal gene encoding peptidoglycan-associated lipoprotein Pal, giving the protein MKRLTMIHVLVTLTLVLLLAAGCAKKPATEEMAATDSGAATATTQMPAQDVSGISEQPISESAAGSEQMAAPTAVAAGLERIFFDFDQYTLTTQATAILAANAAYLQANPTLQVRIEGYCDERGSDEYNLALGERRALAAMNYLVSLGVAKVRLSTISYGEEMPLDPGHGEEAWSKNRRAEFKVVR; this is encoded by the coding sequence ATGAAACGATTGACCATGATCCATGTGCTGGTGACCCTGACCCTTGTCCTGCTGCTGGCTGCCGGTTGTGCCAAGAAACCGGCGACCGAGGAGATGGCTGCCACGGATAGTGGCGCAGCGACGGCAACGACCCAGATGCCGGCCCAGGATGTCAGCGGCATCAGTGAGCAGCCGATCAGCGAATCTGCGGCCGGCAGCGAGCAGATGGCGGCGCCGACTGCGGTAGCGGCCGGCCTGGAGCGAATCTTTTTTGATTTCGACCAGTACACCCTGACCACCCAGGCGACCGCTATCCTGGCCGCCAATGCCGCTTACCTTCAGGCCAATCCGACGCTGCAGGTGCGGATCGAAGGTTACTGCGACGAGCGTGGTTCCGACGAATACAACCTTGCCCTCGGAGAGCGGCGCGCCCTGGCGGCAATGAACTACCTGGTCTCCCTCGGCGTTGCCAAGGTTCGCCTCTCCACCATCTCCTATGGCGAGGAGATGCCGCTCGATCCGGGCCATGGCGAGGAAGCCTGGTCCAAGAATCGGCGGGCCGAGTTCAAGGTCGTCCGCTAA
- a CDS encoding CBS domain-containing protein, with amino-acid sequence MTHIGLLGMVYVFSRTLGKWLGAVIGARLGAFGRREQSYVGLTLLAQAGVAIGLANSLVQAWPLGGRLIETIVLGSVVIFELIGPLAVRHGLVRAGEVPILSLLQKRAPQGALEGLHSVAAHFRSSLGLPAGHPLRDPGDILVRHIMRQNVETVSNATPFNELLRFIAHSRYDRFPVVDAEGRFLGMINYTEIRNLLFEPALVPLVVAGDLLAPNPRSIPPDAPLRIALETLRQHRDLSYFPVIDPEEPERLLGILSQNDLLAAFRRFGSGA; translated from the coding sequence GTGACCCACATCGGCCTGCTCGGCATGGTCTACGTCTTCTCCCGCACCCTCGGCAAGTGGCTCGGCGCGGTCATCGGCGCCCGGCTCGGTGCCTTCGGCCGGCGCGAACAGAGCTACGTCGGGCTGACACTGCTCGCCCAGGCCGGGGTGGCGATCGGCCTGGCCAACTCTCTGGTACAGGCCTGGCCGCTGGGGGGCCGCCTGATTGAAACCATCGTCCTCGGCTCGGTCGTCATCTTCGAACTGATCGGCCCGCTGGCGGTACGCCATGGCCTGGTCCGGGCCGGCGAGGTACCGATCCTCTCCCTGCTGCAGAAACGGGCGCCGCAGGGAGCGCTGGAAGGACTCCATTCGGTCGCCGCTCACTTTCGCTCCTCCCTCGGCCTGCCGGCCGGGCACCCGCTGCGTGACCCCGGCGACATCCTGGTGCGACATATCATGCGCCAGAACGTGGAGACGGTCAGCAACGCCACCCCCTTCAACGAGCTGTTGCGCTTCATCGCCCACAGCCGCTACGACCGCTTTCCGGTGGTCGACGCCGAGGGGCGCTTCCTCGGCATGATCAACTACACCGAGATTCGCAACCTTCTCTTCGAACCAGCGCTGGTCCCGCTGGTGGTTGCCGGGGACCTGCTCGCCCCCAACCCCCGGTCGATTCCCCCTGACGCACCGCTGCGCATCGCCCTCGAAACCCTGCGGCAGCATCGCGACCTCAGCTACTTCCCGGTCATCGACCCCGAGGAACCCGAGCGTCTCCTCGGCATCCTCAGCCAGAATGATCTGCTTGCCGCCTTTCGCCGCTTCGGCAGCGGCGCCTAA
- the ybgF gene encoding tol-pal system protein YbgF: MKGRQLVWAGVLVLLLGGCVATPQQQRAERDLEEMKRRLADLERAVAARQQDQGLEGRLGNMARQQADLQVALDALRVELQKSNGRLEELSHQDQSLRDDLTLLRDDLGLKVAALEERVGKLASAAPPVVAPAAVAVPAPEALYEEGLQLIQKQGEFARGMEVLRSFLQRYPQHELAVNAQYWIGEAFYGEKKYENAILQFQDVIQKYPGHAKAPAALLKQGLAFHALGDIKNARVILQKVIDSYPKSEEAGKARERLAQWPAR, translated from the coding sequence ATGAAGGGACGTCAGCTGGTTTGGGCCGGAGTGCTGGTTTTGCTGCTGGGCGGTTGCGTTGCCACCCCCCAGCAGCAACGTGCCGAGCGGGACCTGGAAGAGATGAAACGGCGCCTCGCCGACCTGGAGCGAGCCGTCGCCGCGCGCCAGCAGGACCAGGGCCTCGAAGGTCGCCTGGGAAACATGGCCCGGCAGCAGGCTGACCTGCAGGTCGCTCTGGATGCTCTGCGTGTCGAGCTCCAAAAGAGTAACGGGCGCCTGGAAGAGCTCAGCCACCAGGACCAGAGTCTGCGCGATGACCTGACGCTGTTGCGCGACGATCTCGGTTTGAAGGTGGCGGCCCTGGAGGAGCGCGTTGGCAAACTCGCCAGCGCGGCGCCGCCGGTAGTGGCGCCAGCGGCAGTCGCGGTACCGGCGCCGGAGGCCCTCTACGAGGAAGGTCTGCAGCTGATCCAGAAGCAGGGCGAATTCGCCCGGGGAATGGAGGTTCTGCGAAGCTTCCTCCAGCGTTACCCGCAGCATGAACTTGCCGTCAATGCCCAATACTGGATTGGCGAGGCCTTCTATGGCGAGAAGAAATACGAAAACGCCATCCTGCAATTTCAGGATGTGATCCAGAAGTATCCTGGCCATGCCAAGGCTCCGGCTGCCCTGCTCAAGCAGGGACTCGCATTTCACGCCCTGGGTGATATCAAGAACGCACGGGTCATTCTTCAGAAGGTGATCGACAGCTATCCCAAGAGCGAGGAGGCGGGCAAGGCCAGGGAGCGGCTCGCCCAGTGGCCGGCCCGTTGA